The DNA region CCGTGGCCGCTGCGGATCGCGCTCAGCGGGCGGCTGCGCGCGGCCGGGACGCTCACGGTCGCGCTGTCGGGCGCCGGGCTGGATCCGGACGCCGTGACCGTCGGCGCGCCATCCGGGGTGCCGGGCGCGCACGCGGCGATCGCGGGCGGCGACATCACCGTCGCGGTCCCGCCCGGCGTCTACGGGTCGCCCGGAGAGCCGGACGTCGTCAGCGTCCCGGTCGACCTCGCCGCGGCCGCCCGCGACGGCGCGGCGCACGTGCGCGCGCAGCTGACCGCGGCGGCGCCGGCGCGGGTCGGGCCCGCGGAGGACTGCGGCGGCACGGGCACGAGCGAGCGGACCGTCACGCTGGCCGGCGTGGTCACCGACCTGCAGGTCACGGCGGTGGCCGAGGCGGTCCGCGGCGGGCAGTACGTCGCGGAGATCCGCGTGCGCAACGTCGGCTCCGCGCGTGCCAACGGCGTCGTCGGACAGCTCACGCTGCCCGCGGACCTCGACCTCCAGGTGACCGCGGCGACCGCCGGGACCTGTGGGCGCGACGGCGCGCGCGTGCGCTGCGGGCTGGGCAGCATCGCGCCCGGCGCCACGGAGCTCTACGCGGTCGCGGGGCGGGTGCCGGCCGGCGCGGACATGCTGACCGCGCGCGCGGTGACCGCCGACGTCACGCCCGCCGACGCCGAGCCGGACAACAACCACCTGACGCTCGTGACGCCCGTGCAGGACCCGCCGCCCGTGCCGTCGCCGGCGCCGATGCCGACGCCCACGCCCGCGCCACCCGGCGCCGCGCCCGTCCTCCCCGCGCCCGCGCCCGCCTTCGCCGCGCCCGCGCCCGCGCCCGCCTTCGCCGCGCCGATCGACCTCGGCGTCACCGTCCGCGCGCCGCGCCGGACCGTCTACCAGGGCGACGACCTCGCCTTCCACGTGCGCGTCACCAACCGCGGCACGCGCCGCGTGTCCGGTGCCCGCGTCCGGCTGGCCGCCGTCCCGCAGGGCCGGATCGCCGCGCCGCCCGGGACCACGTGCAGCGGCGGCCGCCCGCGCGTCTGCACGCTGCCGCCGCTCGCCGCCGGCGGGTCGGCGACGCTCGTCGTCCACGCCGACGCCCGGAGCGCCCGCCGCTACGCGGTGCTCGCCGCGGCGCTGGCGCCGAGCGCCGACACGCACCCCCGCGACAACCTTGCCGCCGCCGTCAAGCGCGTCACGGCGACGCCCGCCGGATCCTGCGCGGCGGCCGGGACCGCGGCCGCCTCACGGCACGGCCCGGTCGCCCACGCCGCCTGCTGAGCGCAGCACGCGGCGTGGGCTGGACCACTCGCACTCCCTCAGCAGAGGATCACCAGCGACGTGACGACCGCGCAGGACTTGCTCGCGCTGTCGTTCGCGGCGTTGGGGTCGGCGGGCGCGCTCGCGGTCCGGGTCGCCGTGGCGTTCAGCGCGAGGCCCAGCGACAGCAGGCCGTAGGTGGCGGCGAACGTCGCGTGGGTCGTGGCGCCGTTGGCCAGCGTCCCGATCGGGCAGCTGGCGCGGTGCGTGGCGGCCGTGTAGGTGCACGACGACGCCGACGTGATCCCGGTGGCCTCGGTCGGCAGCTGCGTCGTGATCGTCGCCGACGTCGCCGCGGCCGGGCCGTCGTTCCTGACCCCGACGTCGTAGTTGATGGTGCCGCTCAGCAGCGGCCCCGCGGTCGCGCCAAGCGAGACGCCGAGGTCCGCGCCGGGCGCCGTCACCGTGAGCGTCATCGGCGTCGAGCCCGTGCTGGTCGTGCCGGCGTCGTCGGACTCGTAGCGGTAGCCGAAGAACGAGATCCTCTCGCCCAGCGACGCGCCGCTCGCGACCAGGAACTGCGCGCCCACGTTCACGACCACGCCGGACGCGGTGGCGTCCGCCACCACGCCCTTGAGGCCCCTGCCGTCGAACGGGTCCGGGCTGCAGGCGATGTAGTCGCCGCTGCAGGAGCCCGGGACGAACGTGAAGTCGTCGAGGTTCTGGGACCTCGTGCCGTTGATGATGTCGTCGCCGAAGCCCTCCAGGTTGGCGAAGGTCCCCACGTCGACGCTGCGCGTCGTGTACCTGATGCCGACCGTCACCACCTCCCCCGGCGCGGGCGTGGTGTTGCTGACGGTCAGCGACAGGCCGTCCAGGCCGGTCACCGTCCCCGGCGCGGCAAGCGCCGCACCGGGGGTGAGCATGGCGGCGACGAGGACGGCGCCGGCGAGCAGGATGCGCATGGACCTCAGGACGCCGTGATCGTCAGGACGGTGGCCGCGGAGTACCTCGACGCGCCGGCGCCGTCACACGACGCCAGGTCCGCGGTGCCGACGACCTGCTCGTTCGCGGTCGCCCCCGCGAACTTCCCCGCCGTGATGGTGCCGGCGCGCCTCGCGGTGATGAGGTTGCCGAAGGTCCTGACGGTGGAGGTGAACGTGAAGGAGCTGGTCTCACCCGTGTTCCATCTGATGAGGCGCGTGCGCGTGGCGCCGGTGGTCACCAGCGCGCACGTCGCCGGCGCGGTGATCGCGCTGCTGTACAGGCCCGACCTGATGGCCGGGTCGGTCGGCGACACGCAGCCGTAGTTCTGGGTGAACGCGACGGCGGTCGGCGCCGGCGTGTTCGTGAGGCTGGGCGAGAACGTCCCGGACTCGGAGCCGCCGCAGACGACGCCGGTCAGCGCGTGGGCCGAGCCGGCGGCCAGCGCGGCCCAGGCGAGCGTCGCGGCCAGGGCCAGCCCGAGGACGCGCAGCGGCCGGTGGACGATGGAGTTGTGCATGATGTTGGTTCTCCTTGCCTCAGCAGGTGATCAGCAGCGACGTGATCGCGTTGCAGTCGGCGCTGTCGCTGTCGTTGGAGGCGTTGGGGTCGGTCGGCGCGCTGGCGGTCCGCGTAGCCGTGGCGTGCAGCGGCAGGCCGATCGTCAGCAGGCCGTAGGTGGCGGTGAACGTCGCGTGCGTGGTGGCGCCGTCGGCCAGCGCCCCGATCGGGCAGGAGACCTGATCGGTGCCCGAGGCGTAGGTGCAGGTCGACGAGCTGATCCCCGTGGCCTGCGACGGCAGCTGCGTGGTGATCGTCGCCGAGGTCGCGGCGGCCGGGCCGTTGTTGGTCACCGCGGCGTCGTAGGAGACCCTCGGGTTCAGCAGCGACGCCGTCGCGCTCAGGTCCACGCCGAGGTCGGCCTCCGGCGGCGCCCTGACGGTCAGCCTCAGCAGCGGCGTGCCGTTGCGGGACGTGCCGCCGCTGAGGAGCTGCGACTCGTGGTGGCCGGCGAAGGCGATCGTCTCGCCGTTCGTCGCGCTGGACGACACCGTGAACTGCGCCGTGCCGGAGACCGTCCTGCCCGGCGGTGGGGCCGGGACCCTGGCGTCGAAGGCGTCGGTGATCGCAGGGTTGTAGGTGCAACCGGAGAAGTCGCCGGTGCAGGAGCCGGAGACGAACGACAGGTCGGCGAGGTTGACCGCGATCTGCGGCGGCGGCGTGTAGCTGCCGAAGCCCATGTTGGCGCTGACGGCGGTGAGGTCGGAGGTCTGCACGACGTAGTCGACGCCGATCGTGATCGTCTCGCCCGGTGCAGGCGTGGTGTCGCTGGTCGTGACGGTCAGGTCGCCGGTCGACACCTTGCCGGGGTCGGCCTGGGCGGCGGCCGCCGCGCAGGCGAGGATGGTCAGCGCCGCGGCGGCGGTGGTCGCGAGGGTGCGGGTGGTGCGCATGGGTGGTTCGACCTCCTCGAGGTCTAGTTGAGGTCCATCTTGGGTTCGCCGTCGGCCGTGAGGCCGGCGCCGTCGCGCGTGCAGGTCCCGCCGACGGGGCTGCCGTTGTTGTAGGCCTGGCGGAGGCAGTTGCGCAGCGCGTGCTCGCCCCACCAGTTGGGGTGCATCGACTCCTGGACCTGGAACGGGCTGAGGACCTGGACGGCGTGGATCGACTGGATCCACTCGAAGTCGTCGGAGGCGCCCGCGTCCTGCCAGGTGGCGTGGTCGCTCTCGTCGATCGTCTCCGCGCCGGTCTCGCAGAGGCGGTTGCCGTTGAAGGCGCTCGACAGGTTCATGGTCCTGAGGTTGGTGTAGGACAAGCCTCCGGCCGCGCTGGCGATCAGGCCGTTGAGCGTGGGCAGCAGCGTCGTGTTGGCCCAGTCGGCGTCGGCGTTCCAGAACTCGCAGCCGACCAGCCCGCGGTTCAGCCCGCCCTGGCTGTAGCGGAACCCGCTGCCGGGCGGGATCGGCGACTCGTAGTTCTGGACCAGCAGCGTGTACTGGGACTCGCTGTAGCCCGCGTCGGCCATCGCGGTGTGGATGTGGGTGATCGCGCCCCTGATCGCCGCGGTCACGGCGGCGAGGTTGGTCGACGTGAGGTTCGCCGTGACCGACGTGTCGTTGTTGCACACGTTCTTGAGCAGCACGGTCGACGTGAGGTAGTCGGTGACGCACTGGGTGATGATGTCGGCGAAGTGCAGGTCGTTGCCGCCGATCGAGATCGCCACCAACTTGACGTTGTGGGTCTCGGCGAAGTCCCGCAGGCTCGCCGCCTGGCCGTCGTCGCTCGCGGTGCTCGCGAAGTCCAGCCCGGGCTTGAAGTCGCCGCCGACGGTCTCGGTGGAGGTGGTCGCACCCGAGCAGGCGAAGTTGACCGAGCTGACGCCGTGGCCGATGTGCGCCTCGGCCGCCGAGGAGCGGTGGCAGTTCGGGATCGTCTCGGCGGTGTGCGTCGCGTTGTCGAAGTACGCGCTCGCGCCGCCGGCATCGACGTCGGCCGGGTCGTCGAGGACCGTGTTGCCCGCCCAGCGCCCGCCCTCCCCCGACATGTAGGAGTCGCCGACCGTCGCCACCCACGGCGAGCCCGACCCGGGTCCGTCGGCTCTGGCCACGCCGGTCCGGACGGCCGCCAGGGCCAGGAGGGTGACGAGGATCGCGACGCCGACCAGCGGCCGGCGCGCGGCGAGCAACGGGGACATGGGTTCCTCCACGGAACATGGGATGGGACGGCGATCGGGCCACCGATCGCCAGACGCCGGCCCCCTGGCTGTGGACCGCGGGACGGCGCCGCGCATCTTGGAACGATCGCCTACTCACGTCAAGCGCAGGAACGCTGATCTTTCTGTGTTTGTCGGATGACTTCGCTCAGCGATGGACGGGGCGAAGCTTGCCATCCTCACCGACGCAGGTTGCGGAGCATCGACGGCACGACGGCCAAGACGCCGCGTCCCCGGCGGACGGCGCCGCACCGCCGACGCGCAACGCTCCGGGGCAGCACCTGGCGCGTTCCCGTCGCGTCTTCCCGCTGACAGTCAATTGGTTTCGTGACTGCTGGGTAATTCTGAGAAGCTCGGGACCATGAGCCCGCTCCGGACCGCCCTCGCCCTCGCCGCCATCGTCGTGCTCGCCGCCATCGGCGCCGCGCCCGCCGGTGCCACCCTGCCGGTCGTCTACAACTTCTCCGCCGCGGCCCTCGCGGCGCAGGCCTCGCCCGGCGCCGCGCCGGCCGGCGCCAACGACCCCACGTGCGTGCCGTCGACCGCGCACCCCCGCCCGGTCGTCCTCGTCAACGGAACGTTCGCCGACCAGATCACCAGCTGGAACGCGATCGCCCCGTTGCTGAAGAACGAGGGCTACTGCGTCTACACCTTCACCTACGGCGTCAGCGCGCCGAGCGGGTTGGGCGGGACCGGTCCGGTCGCCGCGTCGGCCGGCCAGCTGTCGACCGAGGTCGACGCCGTGCTGACCGCGACCGGGGCCAGCGAGGTCGACATCGTCGGCTGGTCCCAGGGCGGGATGATGCCCCGGTACTACCTCAAGAACCTCGGCGGCGCCGCGAAGGTCCACACGCTCGTCGGCCTCGCACCGTCCAACCACGGCACGACGCTGCTCGGGATCTTCACGCTGACCGACCTGCTGCTGGGCGGCGAGGGCATCCTCGGCGCCGGCTGCGAGGCGTGCTCGGACCAGCACGCCGGATCGGCGTTCCTGACCGCGCTCAACGCCGGCGGCGACACCGTCAGCGGCGTGGACTACACGGTCATCGAGACCGCCTACGACGAGGTCGTCACGCCCTACTCCTCGGCCTTCCTCAGCGGTCCGAGCGTCACCAACATCACGCTCCAGAGCCAGTGCCTCCTCGACCTCGGCGACCACATCTCGATCCCCTACGACCACGTCGCCGCCCGCGACGTGCTCAACGCCCTCGACCCCGCGCACGCCGTCGCGCCAACCTGCTCGCCGGTCGTGGCGGGCGTCGGCGGCTGAGCGCACGACGCTCCCGTTCGCGGTGCGGGACGCGCGCGTCAACTTCCGCCGGGGCCCTTCCGGGGAGCTGCCGAACGCAGTACGAGTTAAAGGCACGATCACACAGTGATCGCAGATCCACACTCGTACGAGAGGCAAGCACGTGCACGTCACCCTCCACACCTCCGGCCGCCTCCGCGACCGCCGCCCCGTCGCCCTGCTCGTCGCCCTGGCGGCCCTCGCGCTCGGGACGGCGTGGAACCCGCCGTCCGCCCACGCGCTGGACCTCACGACCTGCACCGGCACCGAGAACGCCACCTACACGCCCGGCGAGCTGCTCACGACGCGCTCGACCGCGGTCGCCTACGCCAACACCTACTCCTGCACCTCGACCGACCCCACGATCACCGGCCTGACCAGCGGTGGGTCCTACACCGCGGACCTGAGCTGCCTGTCGGTGCCGACCCTGACCACCGGCATGAGGCACCAGATCCACTGGAACAACGGTGACACGAGCAACACCACGTCGACCGAGCGTGCCTACACGACGGTCGCCGGCCAGACGATCGAGACCAGCGTCTCCCACGTCGACAGCGGCAAGTTCGCCGGCGACGAGGTCGTCCAGACCCTCACCAACCCGGCGCTGGACCTCCTGAGGTGCCTCGCCGAGCCCGGCGTGACCAGCAAGCAGGGCGTCCTGACGATGACCGTCACCGGCTGAGCGCGACGGGGCGCACGGCTTCACCGATCGTTCAACACTGCTGATCTTGCCGCATTCGTCCGCGATGGCCCGGTTTCAGGGCCCGCGATCATCGGTTTCGGATGATGCGCCGGGCCACGCGGACCCGCCACAGTCCTCCCGACACTCGGGAGGAGTCCAGCGGTGCTCACTCGTCATCCCCGCCCCCGCGCGGCGGTCGCGGCACTCGCCGCGGCCGCCTGCGCGCTGCTGACCCTCAACGCACCGCAGCCCTCGGCGGCGGCGCAGATCGACAGCGCCGGCCCGCTCACGCGCGTGCTGACGACGCCCGACCTCAACTGCGCGGTCGACCACGTCGAGGACCAGGTCCCGGAGTTCTTCGGCGACACCGCCTGCGCGACGCTCGTCGCGACGCCGGACACGCTCTACGGCCCCCGGTCGATCCCTGCGGGCGGCTACGCGTCGCCGCTCACGCCCTGGACCCCGGTCTCCCAGACCGGCCCGACCGGCAGCGGCACCGCCGCCGACCCGTTCCGGATCACGACGGTCGTGACCGGCGGGATGCTGCGCGTCACGCAGGTCGACAGCTACGTCGTCGGCGAGGAGTCCTACCGCACCGACGTCACCGTCGCCAACGAGGGCGACGCCCCGGTCGACGCCATCATCTACCGCGCCGGCGACTGCTACCTGCAGAACAGCGACGTCGGCTACGGCCGCCTGGAGGGCGGCGCCGCGACCTGCCTCGCCGCCAACCCCGACGGCACCGCGGGCGACCGGATCGAGCAGTTCGCGCCGATCACCAACCCGGCCAACGCCTACCACGCCGGCTACTGGGAGGTCTGGAGGTGGATCGGCTCGCGCCAGCCGTTCCCGGACACCTGCCGCTGCGACGAGTACATCGACAACGGCGCCGGCAACAGCTGGAGCCGGACGATCGCCCCAGGCGCGTCGGCGACCGTCGCCGGGCTGATCACCTTCTCCCCGACCGGCAACCGCCCGCTGGTCATCACCAAGACCGGCGACCACGACACGGTCGACGCCGGCCGCGCGACCGGCTACACGATCTCGGTCACCAACCCCAACGTCCGCGACGTCACCCTCACCTCGCTCTACGACGACCTCCCGCCCGGGTTCTCCTACATCTCGGGATCCACGAGCGGGCTGACGACCGCCGACCCCACCGCTGCCGGCCAGCGCATCACCTGGGCCGGTCCCCTCGCGATCCCCGGCGGGACGACCGTCGACCTGCACTTCGAGGTCCGGGTCAGCACCATCCCCGGGACCTACCGCAACAGCGCCGCGGGCACCGCCGACGGCTACACGATCGTGCCCGACGAGGAGGCCGCCCCCGCGACCGTGCGACCGCTGGAGAGCACGACCACCCCGGACCTCGAGGTGACCAAGATCGCCGACGACGTCGCCGGCGTCGCGGGCCTGCGCACCGGCTACACCATCACCTTCACCAACCCCACCGACAGGACGCTCCGGCTCAAGGTGATCGACGAGCGCCTGGCGCTCACCGCCGCCTACCTGCCCGGCTCGACGACCGGGATCACCACCGCGGACCCGCTCGCCGACGGCCACCGCCTGCGCTGGGACGTGGACGTCCCCGTCGCGCCGCTGAGCGCCGTCAAGCTGCACTTCGGCGTGCGGCTGCCGCTCGACGCCGACGGCGTCGTCCGCAACCCGAGCGTCACCGCGCAGGTCCAGGGCGCGTCGTCGGCGGTGGCCGGGACGAGCACGATCCGCAACACCGCGCCGGTGCACCTCACGCCGCGGCCGATCAGCGGTGCGCTGGCGCTGCGCAAGACGCCGTCGCACCGGTCGATCGTCGCGGGCCGCGCGGTGCGCTTCACGCTCGTCGCCCGCGACCTCGCGCCGAAGACCGCGACGACGATCCGGATCTGCGACACGGTGCCGCGCGGGTTCGTCGTCGTCTCCGCACCGCGCGCGACGCAGGTCGGCCGCCGGCTCTGCTGGACGCGTTCGCTGCCCAAGGACGTGCCGACCGCGATCGTCACCTACCGGGCGCGCGCCAAGCTCACGACCCGCGGCCCGGCGCGGACCAAGGCCACCGTGACCGGCCTGCAGCGCGACCCCGCCGCTGCCACGGCCGGCGTCGTCGTCCGTGCCCCCCGCGCGCGCACGGCGCCGATCACGACGGGATGAGCACCGGCACAGGCGCGTCGTCGTTCCCCCTGCGGCGGCGCGCCGCTCATCCGGTGTCCGATCCGTTCAAGCCGCGTGGGGTGCTCGGTGAGAGCATGGAGGTATGAGCACCGCCGACGAGAAGGTTGCCCTCACGCGGCTGCAGGAGATCCCGAACGTCGGGCCCGCGGTCGCACGGCGGCTCGTGGCGCTGGGGTTCGATGGCGTGGATTCGCTGCGCGGTCAGGATCCCGAGGAGCTCTTTGCCCGGACCGAGGCGGCCCGCGGCACGCCCGAGGATCCGTGCCTGCTCGACACCTACCGCGCGGTCGTCGCCTTCGCCGACACGGGCGACGACCGGCCCTGGCACGCGTACTCACGGGAGCGGCTGGCCCAGGAGGCGATCGTCGGTCGCGCTAGCCGAGCCGGAGCGTGAGCAGCGCGACGTCGTCCTCGACGACGCCGGGGAGCTGGGCCAGGACGTGGTCGCAGACCGCCTCGGCGTCCCGGCCGTCCTGGCCGGCCAGCACACGCGTCAGCCACGCCATCCCGTCGTCGAGCGACGCGCTGCGGCGCTCGATCAGCCCGTCGGTGTAGAAGACGACCGTCGCGCCCGGCTCGAGCACGACCTCGTGATCGGCGCGCTCGTGGCGGCCGGCGCCGAGCATCAGGTCGGGCCGGGACTCCAGCAGCCGGACGGCCCCGTCGGGCGCGATCAGCGCCGGCGGCGGATGGCCGGCGTTGGACCAGCGCAGCGTCCGTCGTCCCTGCGCGTCGGTGTCGAGCTGCGCGAGGACGACCGTCGCGAGCACGTCGACCTCCAGCGTGCGCATCGCCGCGTCGAGGTCCTGCAGCACGCGCGCGGGCGACGCGGGCGCGGTCTGCGCCACCCCGCGCAGCAGGTTGCGCGCCTGCGCCATCGCCGCGGCGGCATGCTGGTCGTGCCCGGCCACGTCGCCGATCACCAGCACCAGCGACCCGTCGGGCACCAGGAACGCGTCGTACCAGTCGCCGCCGATCTGGGCCTGCTTGGCCGCAGCGATGTAGCGCACCGCCAGCTGCAGCCCCGGCAGCGCCGGCGGATGCGTGAGCAGGCTGCGCTGCAGCGCCTCGGCCAGCTCGCGCGTCGCGGCGGCGACGGAGCGCTCGGCCTCGCGCGCGACCACGCGGTCCAGCGCCTGGCCCAGCGTCGTCGCCAGCAACCGCAGGAACCCGAGGTAGGCGTCGTCGACCGCCAGCTCCTCCGAGAGCCGGACGACGAGCGTCGGCTGCTCGCCGCCGTGCCTGCGCGCGCCGATCGCCAGCGACGCGAGCCTGCCGCAGCCCTCGCCACCCGGCGCGTCCTCCAGGCGCACGTCCTCCACCTGGGCGAGCAGCTGGAAGTCGACCGCCCGCAGGTCCCGCGTGTCGGCGCGCAGCAGCGGCAGCGCCAGCGCCGGCAGCTCACCCGCCTCCTGCAGATCGCCGAGCGCCCCCGCCAGCCGCGTGAGCAACCCGAGCCGCCGCTGGTCGAGCACCTGCTGCGTGGTCTCGGTCGCGATCGCCATCAGCCCCTCGACCGCGCCGTCCTCGTCGCGCACCGGCGAGAACGAGAACGTGAAGTAGCACTCCTCCAGGAACCCGCGCCGCAGCAGCGGCACGTGCTCGTCCTGGACGTAGGTCGTCCCGCCGCCGGTCCGCACGCCCTCCATCATCGGCCCGATCAGGTGCCACGCCTCCGACAGCACCTCGCGCGCCGGGCGCCCCAGCGCAGCCGGGTGCTTCTCGGCGATCAACGGGGTGTAGGCCTCGTTGTAGACCATCGTGAACTCCGGCCCCCACAGCAGCGTCATCGGGAAGCTGCTGTGCAGCGCGAGGTCGACAGCGCCGCGCAGCGCGGGGCTCCACGCGTCCATCGGGCCGAGCGACGTCGCCGACCAGTCCGTCTCCTCATAACACGCCCGCAGCGCACCCGCCGCGTCGAGTAGCACCTCGCCGCTCACGGTCCGAG from Conexibacter woesei Iso977N includes:
- a CDS encoding helix-hairpin-helix domain-containing protein, translating into MSTADEKVALTRLQEIPNVGPAVARRLVALGFDGVDSLRGQDPEELFARTEAARGTPEDPCLLDTYRAVVAFADTGDDRPWHAYSRERLAQEAIVGRASRAGA
- a CDS encoding DUF11 domain-containing protein, with the protein product MRTTRTLATTAAAALTILACAAAAAQADPGKVSTGDLTVTTSDTTPAPGETITIGVDYVVQTSDLTAVSANMGFGSYTPPPQIAVNLADLSFVSGSCTGDFSGCTYNPAITDAFDARVPAPPPGRTVSGTAQFTVSSSATNGETIAFAGHHESQLLSGGTSRNGTPLLRLTVRAPPEADLGVDLSATASLLNPRVSYDAAVTNNGPAAATSATITTQLPSQATGISSSTCTYASGTDQVSCPIGALADGATTHATFTATYGLLTIGLPLHATATRTASAPTDPNASNDSDSADCNAITSLLITC
- a CDS encoding SpoIIE family protein phosphatase, which gives rise to MSGEVLLDAAGALRACYEETDWSATSLGPMDAWSPALRGAVDLALHSSFPMTLLWGPEFTMVYNEAYTPLIAEKHPAALGRPAREVLSEAWHLIGPMMEGVRTGGGTTYVQDEHVPLLRRGFLEECYFTFSFSPVRDEDGAVEGLMAIATETTQQVLDQRRLGLLTRLAGALGDLQEAGELPALALPLLRADTRDLRAVDFQLLAQVEDVRLEDAPGGEGCGRLASLAIGARRHGGEQPTLVVRLSEELAVDDAYLGFLRLLATTLGQALDRVVAREAERSVAAATRELAEALQRSLLTHPPALPGLQLAVRYIAAAKQAQIGGDWYDAFLVPDGSLVLVIGDVAGHDQHAAAAMAQARNLLRGVAQTAPASPARVLQDLDAAMRTLEVDVLATVVLAQLDTDAQGRRTLRWSNAGHPPPALIAPDGAVRLLESRPDLMLGAGRHERADHEVVLEPGATVVFYTDGLIERRSASLDDGMAWLTRVLAGQDGRDAEAVCDHVLAQLPGVVEDDVALLTLRLG
- a CDS encoding DUF11 domain-containing protein codes for the protein MLTGLLAALLAGPAIAVAAAPRAVLNGSFEEGYAVAPNRFAYLEAANDPDPQPSEHRLADWSTTSPPAGPADAPAETWGTGYDGVEAPAGGQFVEVNVDVPARMFQTVCLTTGDRIGWSFAHRNRRDDDDLHLGVYRAGSLVPSYTDPSVEVQRLADVTSTTDVWTRHSGPGTFTGATGLYELGAEGQLVDPDHPGAGNLLDDVDVELAPLAEIESGTPGALDPARRPWPLRIALSGRLRAAGTLTVALSGAGLDPDAVTVGAPSGVPGAHAAIAGGDITVAVPPGVYGSPGEPDVVSVPVDLAAAARDGAAHVRAQLTAAAPARVGPAEDCGGTGTSERTVTLAGVVTDLQVTAVAEAVRGGQYVAEIRVRNVGSARANGVVGQLTLPADLDLQVTAATAGTCGRDGARVRCGLGSIAPGATELYAVAGRVPAGADMLTARAVTADVTPADAEPDNNHLTLVTPVQDPPPVPSPAPMPTPTPAPPGAAPVLPAPAPAFAAPAPAPAFAAPIDLGVTVRAPRRTVYQGDDLAFHVRVTNRGTRRVSGARVRLAAVPQGRIAAPPGTTCSGGRPRVCTLPPLAAGGSATLVVHADARSARRYAVLAAALAPSADTHPRDNLAAAVKRVTATPAGSCAAAGTAAASRHGPVAHAAC
- a CDS encoding DUF11 domain-containing protein → MLTRHPRPRAAVAALAAAACALLTLNAPQPSAAAQIDSAGPLTRVLTTPDLNCAVDHVEDQVPEFFGDTACATLVATPDTLYGPRSIPAGGYASPLTPWTPVSQTGPTGSGTAADPFRITTVVTGGMLRVTQVDSYVVGEESYRTDVTVANEGDAPVDAIIYRAGDCYLQNSDVGYGRLEGGAATCLAANPDGTAGDRIEQFAPITNPANAYHAGYWEVWRWIGSRQPFPDTCRCDEYIDNGAGNSWSRTIAPGASATVAGLITFSPTGNRPLVITKTGDHDTVDAGRATGYTISVTNPNVRDVTLTSLYDDLPPGFSYISGSTSGLTTADPTAAGQRITWAGPLAIPGGTTVDLHFEVRVSTIPGTYRNSAAGTADGYTIVPDEEAAPATVRPLESTTTPDLEVTKIADDVAGVAGLRTGYTITFTNPTDRTLRLKVIDERLALTAAYLPGSTTGITTADPLADGHRLRWDVDVPVAPLSAVKLHFGVRLPLDADGVVRNPSVTAQVQGASSAVAGTSTIRNTAPVHLTPRPISGALALRKTPSHRSIVAGRAVRFTLVARDLAPKTATTIRICDTVPRGFVVVSAPRATQVGRRLCWTRSLPKDVPTAIVTYRARAKLTTRGPARTKATVTGLQRDPAAATAGVVVRAPRARTAPITTG
- a CDS encoding DUF11 domain-containing protein, with amino-acid sequence MRILLAGAVLVAAMLTPGAALAAPGTVTGLDGLSLTVSNTTPAPGEVVTVGIRYTTRSVDVGTFANLEGFGDDIINGTRSQNLDDFTFVPGSCSGDYIACSPDPFDGRGLKGVVADATASGVVVNVGAQFLVASGASLGERISFFGYRYESDDAGTTSTGSTPMTLTVTAPGADLGVSLGATAGPLLSGTINYDVGVRNDGPAAATSATITTQLPTEATGITSASSCTYTAATHRASCPIGTLANGATTHATFAATYGLLSLGLALNATATRTASAPADPNAANDSASKSCAVVTSLVILC
- a CDS encoding esterase/lipase family protein, with the translated sequence MSPLRTALALAAIVVLAAIGAAPAGATLPVVYNFSAAALAAQASPGAAPAGANDPTCVPSTAHPRPVVLVNGTFADQITSWNAIAPLLKNEGYCVYTFTYGVSAPSGLGGTGPVAASAGQLSTEVDAVLTATGASEVDIVGWSQGGMMPRYYLKNLGGAAKVHTLVGLAPSNHGTTLLGIFTLTDLLLGGEGILGAGCEACSDQHAGSAFLTALNAGGDTVSGVDYTVIETAYDEVVTPYSSAFLSGPSVTNITLQSQCLLDLGDHISIPYDHVAARDVLNALDPAHAVAPTCSPVVAGVGG